The nucleotide window tatacctacttcatttttagggttccgtatgcgAAGGGTGCTATCGGGATCGTGATATCAAGCCTCTGCTGTCTGGCCGTCCATCTGTTTATCAGTGGGCTGCTGTATTTCGTACACcatgtcagttagtcagttgaAATTAATGGGTATCTATTTCTATTTTCGCTAAAAATATGGTTAttaacaatttcaaaatgatcgccatgaaaattaaaaagaaataaaaactgttGTAAAACTAAGTAAAgcttcttgtatgatggtacggaaccccattTTGTGCGAGTTCGCATTTTGTCCGATTTCCTGTTGGTTGATGTTTTGTGTATCCGAAACAATATTAATAGTACTGCCTATAattgtccgcgactttgtccatcGAATTCAGGGGATGGAAAGTTTTCACTTCTTTGTAGTGTTTTGAAAATACAAAAGCTAGGTACCGAGGTCCAGTGGTTGGGCTCGGACCGACAGATACGTACTTAggattttatatattaataataattaaaataacaattaattaacaggtaggtacgtaagaatgcaatataaaaaaatatgtatggaAATGTAtggatttcatttatttttagttaagtAAATCATTCAAAAACATCATTCCTAATTTACATATTGAGAAGtgctataaaataattaaaaactggtTGTATTGAgctttagaataatttatattcaaCATCTTTTGTTacaagaatttttattttttgccttGATTCTACTTTACATAatgttgttatttttgtaatgtCTAGACTCCGGATTCGGAAATTAATAAGTACTTTCAGTCactctattattattaattgtaacaTGTcgatattgtttattatttatgaaaaaagaaaataggtaaaattttgaataaataactaattaacACAACAAGTTAACAACAGATTAAATATGACAGATTGAAGAAAGATCAAAGGTTGAAAattgagatattattattagtttcagTCGTAAGTAAAAACAATATCCGTAACTGCATAAATTATACTCACCCTACATTAccaaccataatattatgtacctactatggcACTTTTATAGGTTTTTACGTTTTTAATAGCAGGATTAAAATAATGACGTGGAATTGTAATTGTGCAATGAAAAACAATTGATACCCTGGTGAATTGTAATGTTTATATTATCAGTCTTACTGATATCAATTATAAATATAGAGATTACTAAATACCTATTCATCTTTTATCCTAATATCTATCTCGTAATTATCATCGTCTTCTCCCGTCTCTCTTTTAGGATCTGTATTAGTCTTATCGTCACTGCTCCCTGTATCGTTGGGGTTGAGGGGTATGAACAGCGGAACATCTGTGTCTGGCTTTTCAGTTACCACAGGTTTCTTACTTGTGAAATCATTTGGAGGCAATGTAGGTATAGGTTGGAAGGTTTGGCCTTCAACgggcttattattattaggatttCCTTGGTTATTCTGGTTACCGAAGTTATTAGGATTTCCTTGGTTATTCTGGTTACCGAAGTTATTAGGATTTCCTTGGTTATTCTGGTTACCGAAGTTATTAGGATTTCCTTGATTATTCTGGTTACCGAAGTCTTCAAATCCTTGATCGGGTTGGTTGGGTTTATTAAAATTGTTGTTCCCTTGATTAGGTCGATTTGGTTTGTTGAAAACGTTATTTCCTTGATTGGGATCATCATATCCATGGTTGTTATTGCCTTGATTTTGATTATTATaaccattattattatatccttGATTTGGATTATTATTTCCATAGTTATCGTTTCCTTGTGTGGGATTGTTAGGCCGGTCATAGTTTTCTTGATTAGGATATTTGTTTGGCTTGTAACCGTGACCTTGTTGTCCATAGTTGCCATTTCCGTAACCATTCCCGTTACCATAAAAGTTATTATTCGGTGGTCGCCCATGATGGTGGCCATGGTTTGGTCGGTTTACGCCATTGTTTCCATTCCCATAACCGTTCCCGTAGTGGTTCCCGTGTCCCTGTTGGTGTGGTCTATTTCCATTATGCCCGGGACCATATCCGTTATTATAGCCGTTGTTACCGTTGTAGCCATTGTTACCGTTGTAGCCATTGTTACCATTATAGCCATTTTGATTCGGCCTGTAGGGAGGTGGTTCTTTATTCTGATCGTTTTCTTCTTCCACGACCACAATGATGGTTTCTTCGGGTTGTTTTTGCGGTGGTTTTTTATTGTGCAGACCGAAATGACCTCCAAGGTTCACATTTAAACCATGAGTAagtccaccaaaaaca belongs to Maniola jurtina chromosome 6, ilManJurt1.1, whole genome shotgun sequence and includes:
- the LOC123866000 gene encoding GATA zinc finger domain-containing protein 14-like isoform X1, translated to METKLSLFIFLTIAYNCNGQLLGGILSGAQNVFGGLTHGLNVNLGGHFGLHNKKPPQKQPEETIIVVVEEENDQNKEPPPYRPNQNGYNGNNGYNGNNGYNGNNGYNNGYGPGHNGNRPHQQGHGNHYGNGYGNGNNGVNRPNHGHHHGRPPNNNFYGNGNGYGNGNYGQQGHGYKPNKYPNQENYDRPNNPTQGNDNYGNNNPNQGYNNNGYNNQNQGNNNHGYDDPNQGNNVFNKPNRPNQGNNNFNKPNQPDQGFEDFGNQNNQGNPNNFGNQNNQGNPNNFGNQNNQGNPNNFGNQNNQGNPNNNKPVEGQTFQPIPTLPPNDFTSKKPVVTEKPDTDVPLFIPLNPNDTGSSDDKTNTDPKRETGEDDDNYEIDIRIKDE
- the LOC123866000 gene encoding GATA zinc finger domain-containing protein 14-like isoform X5; translated protein: METKLSLFIFLTIAYNCNGQLLGGILSGAQNVFGGLTHGLNVNLGGHFGLHNKKPPQKQPEETIIVVVEEENDQNKEPPPYRPNQNGYNGNNGYNGNNGYNGNNGYNNGYGPGHNGNRPHQQGHGNHYGNGYGNGNNGVNRPNHGHHHGRPPNNNFYGNGNGYGNGNYGQQGHGYKPNKYPNQENYDRPNNPTQGNDNYGNNNPNQGYNNNGYNNQNQGNNNHGYDDPNQGNNVFNKPNRPNQGNNNFNKPNQPDQGFEDFGNQNNQGNPNNFGNQNNQGNPNNNKPVEGQTFQPIPTLPPNDFTSKKPVVTEKPDTDVPLFIPLNPNDTGSSDDKTNTDPKRETGEDDDNYEIDIRIKDE
- the LOC123866000 gene encoding GATA zinc finger domain-containing protein 14-like isoform X3; this encodes METKLSLFIFLTIAYNCNGQLLGGILSGAQNVFGGLTHGLNVNLGGHFGLHNKKPPQKQPEETIIVVVEEENDQNKEPPPYRPNQNGYNGNNGYNGNNGYNGNNGYNNGYGPGHNGNRPHQQGHGNHYGNGYGNGNNGVNRPNHGHHHGRPPNNNFYGNGNGYGNGNYGQQGHGYKPNKYPNQENYDRPNNPTQGNDNYGNNNPNQGYNNNGYNNQNQGNNNHGYDDPNQGNNVFNKPNRPNQGNNNFNKPNQPDQGFEDFGNQNNQGNPNNFGNQNNQGNPNNFGNQNNQGNPNNNKPVEGQTFQPIPTLPPNDFTSKKPVVTEKPDTDVPLFIPLNPNDTGSSDDKTNTDPKRETGEDDDNYEIDIRIKDE
- the LOC123866000 gene encoding GATA zinc finger domain-containing protein 14-like isoform X2, which translates into the protein METKLSLFIFLTIAYNCNGQLLGGILSGAQNVFGGLTHGLNVNLGGHFGLHNKKPPQKQPEETIIVVVEEENDQNKEPPPYRPNQNGYNGNNGYNNNGYGPGHNGNRPHQQGHGNHYGNGYGNGNNGVNRPNHGHHHGRPPNNNFYGNGNGYGNGNYGQQGHGYKPNKYPNQENYDRPNNPTQGNDNYGNNNPNQGYNNNGYNNQNQGNNNHGYDDPNQGNNVFNKPNRPNQGNNNFNKPNQPDQGFEDFGNQNNQGNPNNFGNQNNQGNPNNFGNQNNQGNPNNFGNQNNQGNPNNNKPVEGQTFQPIPTLPPNDFTSKKPVVTEKPDTDVPLFIPLNPNDTGSSDDKTNTDPKRETGEDDDNYEIDIRIKDE
- the LOC123866000 gene encoding GATA zinc finger domain-containing protein 14-like isoform X6; protein product: METKLSLFIFLTIAYNCNGQLLGGILSGAQNVFGGLTHGLNVNLGGHFGLHNKKPPQKQPEETIIVVVEEENDQNKEPPPYRPNQNGYNGNNGYNGNNGYNGNNGYNNGYGPGHNGNRPHQQGHGNHYGNGYGNGNNGVNRPNHGHHHGRPPNNNFYGNGNGYGNGNYGQQGHGYKPNKYPNQENYDRPNNPTQGNDNYGNNNPNQGYNNNGYNNQNQGNNNHGYDDPNQGNNVFNKPNRPNQGNNNFNKPNQPDQGFDNNFGNQNNQGNPNNNKPVEGQTFQPIPTLPPNDFTSKKPVVTEKPDTDVPLFIPLNPNDTGSSDDKTNTDPKRETGEDDDNYEIDIRIKDE
- the LOC123866000 gene encoding GATA zinc finger domain-containing protein 14-like isoform X4, with product METKLSLFIFLTIAYNCNGQLLGGILSGAQNVFGGLTHGLNVNLGGHFGLHNKKPPQKQPEETIIVVVEEENDQNKEPPPYRPNQNGYNGNNGYNGNNGYNGNNGYNNGYGPGHNGNRPHQQGHGNHYGNGYGNGNNGVNRPNHGHHHGRPPNNNFYGNGNGYGNGNYGQQGHGYKPNKYPNQENYDRPNNPTQGNDNYGNNNPNQGYNNNGYNNQNQGNNNHGYDDPNQGNNVFNKPNRPNQGNNNFNKPNQPDQGFEDFGNQNNQGNPNNFGNQNNQGNPNNFGNQNNQGNPNNNKPVEGQTFQPIPTLPPNDFTSKKPVVTEKPDTDVPLFIPLNPNDTGSSDDKTNTDPKRETGEDDDNYEIDIRIKDE